TGTCGTTAGCGCATAATCACTCGCCCGAGGGCTTAGGTGCGTTCATCAATACCCAACACCCGGGGCTGCCTAAGGCGTTTTTTTTAACCCAGGTAATCACCCATTAACACGCGGGTTGTAAACTGCAGCGCCAACGCGCCGTTATCAGGTGCCCGGCTAAAGCCCTCTGCCATGCTCACCCTGCTTGTTCTCACTGATTTTTCGCCCGTAGCCGACCATGCCTTGCAGTACGCCGCCGCGCTGGCCGCGCCGGCGGGCGCGCACCTGGTGCTGCTGCACGTGCGCCCCTCGTTGCTAAGCCCGCGCGCCTTTACCGCCGCTGCCGATTATTCCGAAAGCCAGGCCAACGACCTGTTGCAGCAGCGCCTGCGCACCCTGCCGGCGGCCGTGCGGGCTACTTGCGCCCTCGAGCGCGGCGATGTAGGCACCGAGCTGGCCACCGCAGCCCGCCGCCACAAGGCCTCGGTAATAGTGGTGGGCCGCCCCGACCTCAGCAACACCCCCGAAGAGCTGGCTCACACCACCTCGCTGGAGGTGCTGCGCCACGTGGCCTGCCCCCTGCTGATTGTGCCGCACAACGCCTCGGGCACCGTGCCGCCGCGCCAGGTGCTGCTGGCCATCGACGATCAGCCGCTGCCCACTACCCACGCCACCCAAACGCTGCAGCCCCTGCTGGGCAGCGCCGCGCTTACCGTGCTGCACGTGAGCGACGAAGAAGTAACCAACGACCCCACCCGCGCCTTTGCCAACGCCCAGCACGCCGGCCTCACGGCGGGCTTTGCCAGCGCGCAGCCCAACGGCTTCAGCGGGGCCAGCCCCGCCGCGGGCATTGCCGATGCGGCCGCCATGCTGCAACCCGATTTGCTGCTGCTGGTAGCGCGCCGTCGTAGCTTTTTGGGGCAGTTGTTTCATGAAAGCGTAACGGCGGCCGTAGTGCGCGAGGCCCGCCTGCCCGTACTGGTGCTGCCCGAGGTGGCCTAGGCTAATTCAGCGCTGTTAGCTCAACCTTAACACCGGAGTGCCTTTGCGGGTACTCCGGCTTGTATGTCTGCACCCCGATTATTGCTTTTGCTGGCCGGCCTGCTGCCCGTGGTGGCCCAGGCCCAAACGCCCCGGGCGCCCACGGCCCCGCCCGATACCATCCGGAAGTACGAAAACCCCGGCGGCATCCCGGCCGCCGACAAAAAGCCCTGGTGCAAGGGCAAGCTGGTGCGCGCTACCGTGGTGCCGGCCGCGCTTATCGGCTACGGTGTCAGCACCATCAACGGGCGCGGGCTGTACAGCAGCTACGATGCGCAGCGCGACATTCAGCGGCAGTTTCCGAACTTCCGCACCCGCGCCGACGATATTCTGATTTTCGTGCCGTACCTCGAGCTGGCCGCCGTGGAGCTGGCCGGCGTCGAAACCCGCAACGACCGGCTGAACATTCTGCTGGTGATGCTGAAATCGGAAGCCATTTTCGCCGCTACCACCTTCACGCTCAAGCACACCACCAACGTGCTGCGCCCAGATGGCAGCACGCGCAACTCCTTCCCCTCGGGCCACACGGCGCAGGCTTTTCTGGCGGCCAGCATTGTGCACACCGAGTTTCGCGACCAAAGCCAGTGGTACGGCGTGGGCGCCTACACCATTGCCACCAGCGTAGCGGCGCTGCGCATGCTCAACAACCGCCACTGGCAATCCGATGTGGTGGCCGGGGCCGGCGTGGGCATTTTGTCGGCGCACCTGGGGTACCTCACGCACCGCAACCGCTGGGGGCGCAAGCCCCTGCCTGGCCGCTACAGCGTAGCGCCGCTGGCCTACCCCGGCGCGGCCGGCCTTACCGTGGTGTGGCGGCCTTAGGTCGGCAGCTCTGGTTTTGATCAGCAACGGCACCGCCCGCTCCTCGGCTCACGGCAGCCCGGGGGCGGGCGGTGCCGTTGGTAGTGGGTGCTGCCTAGGTGGCGCGCGGGCTGCGGCACCTAGGCAGCCAGCCGGTGCGGCGCCCCGCAACCCCGGCTTGGGCCAGGCCGTTAGCCCTGCTATTGGCCAATTGCGCACTGCTTATGAATGCTGCCGATTCGCGCCGCCAGTTTTTGCGCCAGGCCGGGCTGGGTGCTGCGTTGGCAGCGCTGGCCGGCCCGGGCGCTGCCGCTGCCTCGCTCGCTCAACCTCTTACCGCCGCTATGCAAAACAACGATCAGAAGAAACTCGGCTGGGCCATTGTGGGCCTGGGCAAATTCGCCACCGAGCAAATCATGCCCAACTTTAAGGATTGCCAACACTCCCGGCTGGTTGCCCTGGTGAGCGGCTCGCCCGACAAAGCCCGGAAGCTGGCGCAGGAATACGGGCTTCAGGAGAAGAACATCTATAGCTACCAGAACTTCGACAGCCTGAAGGACAACCCCGAGGTGGACGTGGTGTACATCATTCTGCCCAACAGCCTGCACGCCGAGTACACCATCCGGGCGGCGCAGGCGGGCAAGCACGTGCTCTGCGAAAAGCCCATGGCCACTTCGGTGGAGGACTGCCAGAAGATGATCGACGCCTGCCAAAAAGCGGGCAAGCAGCTGATGATTGCCTACCGCTGCCAGTACGAGCCGTTTAACCTGAATGCCATTGAGCGCATCCGGAAGGGCGAGCTGGGCAAGCTGCGCTTTATCACCTCCGACCACGGCCGCCTCGTGAAGCCCGCCGAAGACCAGGCCGACACCTGGCGCGTGCAGAAAAAGCTGGCCGGCGGCGGCTCGCTGATGGACATCGGCATTTACTCGCTCAACGCCGCGCGCTACTTTGCCGGCGAGGAGCCCGTGGAAGTAACCGCCCAGGTTGCCTCCGACCCCAACGACCCCAGATTTAAGGAAGTGGAAGACAACGTGGCCTTTACGCTGCGCTTTCCGAGCGGGGTGCTGGCCGCCTGCACGTCGTCGTACAGCTACGAATCGGTGAAGCGCGGCCGCGTGTTCGGCGACAAAGGCTGGCTCGACCTTGATCCGCTGTCGGACTACGACAAGCACACGATGAAAATCGGGAAGCCCGAGGGCAAAGAGGAACCGCAGCTAAAGGAAGGCAACCAGTTTGCCGCCGAAATAGACCACCTCTCGGAGTGCATCCGGCAAAACAAAACGCCCCGCACCCCCGGCGAGGAGGGCCTGCGCGACGTGCGCTACATCATGGCCATTTACGAGTCGGCCCGCAAGGGCAAAGCCATTAAGGTGTAGCGGCGGCGCCTAGGTGCCGGCGTTGGGCGAGGGGCGCGGCAACCGCGGCAAATGCGCCCACGGGTACAGCGCCCCGTTGAGGGCCGTGCGTACCAGCCGCCACTGCGGCACGGGCTTGGTAGCTTCGGCCACGGCCATTTCTACCAACTCGCGGCTCGCGCGCACTTGCCGCTGCCAGGGCCCGGCAATGTCAACGGCAGCCAACCGCTCGAGCTCGGGCAGGGCCTCCTGGCTTAGGCGCAGCATCTCGCCGTGGTGCTCCGGCGTATATTCATGCAGGCCCAGCAGCTGCTCGTGTAGCTGTTGCAAATGCCGCAAAGAAGGGTGAAGTCGCTCCATTTCGGTGGATATCCGGGCTTTGTACGCGGAATGCGGTTGCGTGGCTACGTGCTGCCGAACTTCCGCCCGGGGGCGCAAAATGCGTGGCCGGTATGTGCGCCTTGCGCCCGAACCCTGGCTGCCCGCCCACGCCCGGTTGCGTTTCACCTAGGGGCCATGCGCCCCAACCGCTAACAGGCGTTGCGAGCTTGGTTTTGCCTGCGCACCGCCCACGTATTTCCATAGTCTTACCTTCGGGCGGCAGTTGTGTGCTGCGCCTCCTCTCCCGGCTTTGTCAAAACACCCAACTTCTGCTTCAACGCTGGCCCAATCCGTGCTCAACGTGTCGCTGGCGCCCATGGCGCTGCTGCGGCCCGCGGCACCCGGTACTGCCGATTTCACCGTAACGCACCTCAACGAGGCCGCGCAACGGGTGCTGCAGCTGCCCGCCGAGCCCAACCTGCCGCTTAGCCACTGCTTTGCCGCCCTAGGTGCCCAGCGGGTGCTGGCGCATTGCCAGGCGGCTTACCACTCGGGCCAGCCCCAGCAGGCCTTGCTGCCCGCCGGGGGCGCGGCCCCGGCCTGGCAGCTGGCGGTGCAGTGCCAGCACCACGAGCTAACCCTGAGCTTTGCCCCTGCCGAGCCCGCCGCCCCAGGTGCGGCCGCCGCTACCGATTACCGGCAGCTGAACAACCGGCTGGAGCGGCTGTTCAGGCACGCGCCCACGGCCATTTGCATGATGGCGGGCCCCGATTTCGTGTACCAGATGGTGAACACCGCCTACGAGCGGCTGTTTCCGGGGCGCGAGCTGCTGGGCAAGCCGCTGCTGGAGGCAGTGCCCGAAGCCACCAACCACGAGGCGTACCACTCGCTGCAGCAGGTGTACCGCACGGGCATCACGCACGAGGCCCAGGGCGTGCTGCTGCCGGTGCAACGCACGCCCGGCGGCCCCATCGAAAACGGCTACTTCAACTACATTCAGCAGGCGAGTTTCGATGAGCACGGGCGCACCGACGGCGTAGTGGTGTTTACCTACGAGGTAACGGGGCAGGTAGTGGCGCAGCAGCAGATGCAGCAGTTTCAGCAAGAGCTGCTTACGCTTACCAACGCCATCGATCAGCTGGTTTGGACGGCCAAACCCCACGGCGAGGTTGATTACTACAACGAGCAGTGGTACAGCTACACCGGCAGCAGCTGGCAGCAGTGCCGGAACAACGGCTGGACGACCTACTTTCACCCGCACGATTTGCCCCGGCTGCAGCAGCACTGGCACAACTCGCTGGCGCACGGCACGCCCTACGAGGTGGAAGCGCGCCTGCGGGCCGCCAGCGGCGAGTACCGCTGGTTTTTGGTGCGGGCCCTGCCCCTGCGCGACGCCGATGGCAACATCACCCGCTGGTTTGGCACCGATACCGACATTCACGAGCAAAAGCGCCTGCAGCAGGTTTTGCTCGAAAGCGAGGAGTATTTCCGCTCGATGGCCGACAGCCTGCCCTCGATGATTTGGGTAACCGACCCCGACGGCCAGTGCACCTACCTCAATAGGCAATGGTACAGCTACACCGGCCAGCAAGAAGCCGAGGCGCTGGGCACCGGCTGGCTGCTGGCCGTGCACCCCAACGATGCCGCCGCGGCCGAGCAAGCCTTTCTGGAGGCCAATGCCCACCGCGTACCTTTCAGGGTGGTGTACCGCCTGCGCCGCCACGATGGGCAGTACCGCTGGGCCATTGATGCGGGCATGCCCCGCTACAACGCGGCCGGCGAGTACGCGGGCATTGTGGGCACGGTGTTCGATATCCATGAGCGGCAACTGGCCGAGCAGGCCTTGCAGCGCCTTACCCAGCAGCTGCGCACCGCCCGCGACGAAGCCCGCGCCCTCAACAAGCAGTTGCAGGCCACCAACGAGCGGCTGGTGCGCACCAACGTCGACCTCGACAACTTCATTTACAGCGCCTCGCACGATTTGCGGGTGCCCATCACCAACATCGAGGGGCTGCTTGATTTGCTGGAGCACCAGCTGCCCACGGCCGCGCTCAGCAGCCCCGAGCTGGCCCCGGTGCTGCACATGATGCACGACTCGGTGGAGCGCTTCAAGCGTACCATCGGCTACCTGAGCGAGGTTACCAAGTTGCAAAAGGAGTTCGACCAGCCGCCCGCGCAAGTGTCGCTGGCCGCCGTGTTCGACGACGTGCGCCAGGATTTGCAGCCCCTGATCGAGCAAACCGGCGCCCACCTCGAGGCCGACCTAGGCCAGTGCCCCAGCGTGTCGTTTTCGCCGCGCAATTTGCGCTCGGTGGTGTACAACCTGCTCAGCAACGCGCTTAAGTACCGCCACCCCGAGCGCCCGCCGCACATCCGCATTGCGTGCGAGGTGCAGGAGCATTTTACCGTGCTGCACGTGCACGACAACGGCCTGGGCCTGGAGCCCGAGCAGCAGCAGCAGCTCTTCACCATGTTCCGGCGCCTGCACGGCCACGTGGAGGGCTCGGGCGTGGGCCTTTACATGGTGAAGCGCAGCGTCGAAAACGCCGGCGGCCGCATCCAGGTCAGCAGCGAGCCGGGCGTGGGCTCCCGGTTTTCGGTGTATTTCCCTCGGCCTACCAGCGCCAGCCCAGCGTAGCGCCGCCGTAGTAGTTGCGCCCCGGTGCGGGCTGAAAGTAGCGGTTGCCAAAAGCGTTCAGGTCGTTGCCGAGGCTGTAGCGCCGGTTGGTGGCGTTTTCGAGGCCAGCGTACACTTCCGTTTCGAGGTGCTGAAACCAGGTGCGTCGCCAGCCCGTGCGCGCCGCAAACGTCCAGTAACCGGCCGCGTACTCCGTGTTGGCGTCGTTGAGCGGAATGCGCGCTTGGTGGCTGGTGGTAGGGCTGAGGTAGAAACCCAGGGAGTAGCCGAAATCGAGGCCGGCGGCCAGGGTGTGGGGCGCCGTGCCCGTGAGGCGGTTGCCACTGAAATCGTTGCCGTTGCTTTCGTAGCGGCCAAAGCGGTAGTGGTTGTAGGCATAGCTCACGAAAGCCCGCAAACCCAGGGGCGCCGCCGGGGCCTCGGTGGCGGTAGTACCGGCCGCTGCTGGTGCCTGCCAGAGCCAGCCACTCAGGGCTACCTCCACGCCGCGCTGCCGCGTGGAGCCCGAGTTGGAGAACAGCTGCACCCCTTGCGCATCGGTGCGCGACACGATGGTTTGCCGCAGCCGGAAATCATAGGCCGCCACCTCGAAGCGCAAGCGGTTGCCGAGCAGCTGTCCGCGGGTGCCTACCTCGTAGCTGGTGCCGCGCTCGGCCTGCAAATCGCGGTTGAGCGAACCGTTGGATGGCCGGATTTCCTCCTCGGTTGGCGGCGAAAACCCGCTGCTTACGCTGGCGTAGGCCGATACCTGCGGCGTCAGCTCCTTCAGCAGCGCTACCCTAGGCGACGCCTCGGGCCGGAAGCTGCGCTCGAAACGGTAATTGTTGGGCCGCAAGGCCGCATCGGACACGCGGTAGATGCGGTAGCGCAGGCGGTTGTAGCTGGCCCCCACCGTGGCCAGAAAGCCGTAGGGCAGTTCCCAATCGGCTTGCCCAAACGCAAAGCCGGTGGCCGTGCGGATTTCGTCGTCGTAGCGCAGCGGGCCGGGGGTGCCGCCCTGGTTTTGGTAGTTGCGCGAGTTCTCGAACGCGGTTTGTACCTCGCCCCCGGCCGTGAGGCGCAGCGGCAACCCGGCCAACAGGGTACGGTAGCCAAAGCTGGTGCGCCCGCCCCAGCCCACCTGCGTGTTGCGCTCGTAATCAACCAAAAACGGCGTGCGAATAACCGAGCCGGTGGTGTAGAGCGTGGTTTTGTTGCTGAAGGCCGCCGAAAAACGGTACTCGTGCGTGGCGCCCAGCAGCGCCGTGCGCGAGCGGTAGCCGGCGCGCTGCTCCAAAGTGCCGGGCCCGGCGGCGCTGCGCGGCCGGGCCTGCCGCGGGTTTTGCCCGAGCTGCGCCCGCGTGAGGCTGCCGGGTATCTGGTAATCGAGGTCGGTGTAGAGGGCGCTGAGGCTGATGGTTTGCTTTTCGGAGGTAGCCAGCTCGCCGTCCAGCGCCAGCACGTCGCGGCGCTGGGCGCTGTTTTGCCGGTAGCCATCGAGCTCCTGCCGGGTGTACTGCGCCCGCAGCGTGCGGCCCTCTTTGCCGGTTTCGGCCACGGCCGAGTAGCGCCACAAGCCAAACGAGCCCGCCGCCAACCCAAGCTGCACGCGCGCCTCGCCGGGCAGGGGCCGGCGGTTGCCCAGCAGCACCACGCCGCCCGTGCCTGCGCCGTAGGCGCTGCCTGCCGGGCCTTTTATCACCTCAATTCTACCTAGGGTGGCCGGGTCGAGGAGGTTGAGCGGGGTGCTGCCGCTGGCTTCGGTAAAGGGTATGTCGTTGTAGTATACCTTCACGTTGCGCACCCCAAACGGCGAGCGGATGGTGCTGCCCCGCACGCTCAGCCGGTAGCTGGCCGTGGCGCGCTCCTCCAGCCGCACGCCCGGCAGCGTGTTCACGGCCTGCGTCAGCGACACCTCGTTGAAGCGCCGAATCACCTGCTCATCTACCACGCCCACGGCCGCCGCCGTGCGCCGCAGCGGCAACCGCTGCCCATAGCCAATTACGGTGGCCTCGGGCAAGGCCACGGCGCGGCGGGTGGTATCGGTGGCAGGCGGGGTTTGGGCCTGGGCACCTAGGGCGCTCAGCAAAGCTGCAAGCAGCAGAACACGTTGGGGCATGGCGGCGGTAAGGGGCTGCGAAGTAAGCAACCCAACGCCAAAGCGCGCCGTGGGGTTGGCGACCCCAGGGCTTGCTCCCGCTGCCTCGTTGCCGGGGCCAGGGGCACTGTTTTGAGCTAGCCACAGCATTCTTTTAAAATTATATGACTTATCTTATCTTTTGTATGAATTATTTTATTGTTTTAGTTGCGAAGGGCAGTTGCTTAATGGTATATTCAGTGGTAGGTGTTGACGCACCCGCCAGCCCGCCCGCTACCGCCCGCCCAGCCCACCGTTGACGTTGCTTTTCCGATCCGCAAGCGCCGCCCGAGGCTTTGCTCGGAGCTGAGTTTGCTGCCCGTTGCTGGCTTGCCAACCGCAACAGGCATGCGCTGCTGAGCCCGCGCTAAGGCTTAACGGCCAAATTGTGCAATCCAACGGCCATCGCAAGCTGTCGTTTTTAGCTACTGCCCGCCCCCGGCGCCCGGGGCGGTGCAATCCTCCTTTAGCCTTCGGCACTACCCTAGGTGCCCGAAGCCCACCTCCTCTTCCGGCCTTTCCTGCTCCGGCTCATCAGGCCCGGGTAGGCCAGGTATTGCCTGCACCTCCGCCCTACCTACTTCCACACACCTAACTTCTATGGACAGCTTTTTTCTACTCCGAAAGCGGACAGGAAAAGCCACGGCATCAAGCCTCAACGGCACAAATACGTTGCTGTGGGGGCTTTTTTTGTGGCTTGGCTTAGCTACCCTGAGCTCAACGGCAACGGCCCAATCGATTACCATTGACGGCAACCCGGGCGACTGGCCGGCCGTGCTCAATCAGCCTAATTATGTGTCGTCGTTCAAGGTGGATGCCAACAACACCGGCGACGACCAGTTCACCAACGGCTCGCAAGACCCCGACCCAATTAGCGGCTGGGGCTGGAGCCTGGGCAACACCAACGACAAAGGCGACATTACCAACGCCGGTGCGGCGCTAATCGGCTCCAAACTTTACTTCTTCGGCGACCGAACGGCCATCAACGGGGTAGCGCAAATCGGCTTTTGGTTTTTCAAGAACGGTGTTGGCCCCGTTACCGTAAACGGCGCCAACGTATTCAGCGGCTCGCACGCCGTGGGCGACCTGCTGGTGCTCAGCAACTTTACCGATGGCGGCGGCAACGTCAACATCACCATCCTGAAGTGGGTTGGCTCGGGCGGCAACGAAGGCGGTGGCTCCTTGCAAACAGTATCCGCCAGCTTGGCCAATGCCAACGCCGCCGTAAACGACCAAGGTTACCCAGTACCCAGCTATCCTACCTGGGCCTACACGCCCAAAAGCGGCAGCGGTTACGTGCAGGGCTCTTTCTTCGAAGGGTTTGTTGACCTAGGGAACCTTAACCTTGACCCATGCTTCACCAATTTCCTGCTCGAAACGCGCAACTCGCCCTCGGTAAACGCCTCGCTGCAGGATTTTGCGGGTGGTGCGTTCAACACAAAACCCGTCGCGCAAGTAAACTCGGCCACGCGCTGCTCCGCCGACCCCGCCGTGCGGCTTACGGCCTCGGCCCAGGGCGGGCTGGCGCCGCTGAGCTATGAATGGAGCGGCCCGGGCGGTTTTTCGGCCACCACGCAAAGCATTGATGTAACGGCCCAAGGTACTTACACCGTAATTGTGCGTGGCGCCAACGGCTGCGCTTCGCAGCCTGCCACGGGCAACGTAACCGTAAACGCTACCCCCACGGCCACCGCGGCCTCGGCCACTTTGTGCCCCGCTACCGAGGGCGGCACCACCGCTACCTTCGACTTAACCGCCTTGGAGAATACCGTGAAGGGCAGCCAGACCGGGGTGTCGATCAGCTGGTTCAGCGACGCGGGCCTGACCAACGCCATTACCTCGCCGGGCGCCTACAGCTCGGCCACGGGCACGGTATACGCCAAGGTGAGCAACACGGCGGCGCCGGCCTGCGCGGCCAGCGCGGCAGTTAGCCTGGCCGTGAACACCGTGGCGCCGGGCAGCATCACGGGCGGCGGCGCCCTCTGCTCGCCCTTCGACGCCCCTGCGTTTGGCAGTGTGGGCGCTACCGGCAGCGGCAACGTAACTTACAAGTGGCAGCAGAGCACCACGAGCGCCTCGGCGGGCTTTACCGACATCGGCGGAGCTACCGACCCCACTTATGACGCCCCGGCCGTAACGCAAACCACGTGGTATCGGCGCGTGGCTACCAGCACGCTGAATGGCGTAGCCTGCGCGGCTACCAGCAATGTGCTGCGCGTGCAACCGAACAGCGTGAGCCCCGGCGAAATTGCGGGCAGCAGCACCGTGTGCGTGGGCGGCGACCCGGCCGCGTTTAGCAGCCCCACCGCCGGCTCGGGCGCGGGCAACATCAGCTACCAGTGGCAGCGCAGCACCACCAGCGCCACAACGGGCTTTGCCGACATCGATGGCGCTATCCTTGCCACGTACGACGCGCCTGGCCCGATCAACACGACTACCTGGTTCCGGCGCGTGGCCACCAGCACCCTCGATGGCGTGCAGTGCTCGGCCAACAGCAACGCCCTGCAGGTAACCCCGAACAGCATCAGCCCGGGCAGCATCACGGGCGGTGGCACGGGCTGCTCGCCTTACGATGCCCCGGTGTTTGGCAGTGTGGACGCTACCGGCAGCGGCGACATCAGCTACCAGTGGCAGCAGAGTACCACCAGCGCCTCGGCTGGCTTTGCCAACATCGATGGCGCTACTGATGCCGTTTACGACCCCGGCGCTGTAACCCAGACCACGTGGTTCCGGCGGGTGGCTACCAGCACGCTCAACGGGGTACAGTGCTCCGACAACAGCAACGCCCTGCAGGTAACCCCGAACAGTGTGGTGCCGGGCAGCATTGCCGGCGGTGGCGCGCTGTGTGCGCCCTTTAACCCGGCGGCCTTCAGCAACGCGAGCAACGGCTCGGGCTCGGCACCGGTTACCTACCAGTGGCAAAGCAAAGTGGGCGCCGGCGACTGGACGAACATCGATGGCGCTACCGGCCCCACCTACGATGCCCCGGCCGTAACGCAAACCACGCTGTACCGGCGCGTGGCTACCAGCACCCTGAACGGGGTGCAATGCTCGGCCAATAGCAACGAGCTTACCGTAACGCCCAATGCCGTGGCGCCGGGCAGGATAAACGGCGGCAGCACCGTGTGCGTGGGCGGCGACCCGGCCGCGTTTAGCAACGCCGCCCCCGGCACCGGCGGCGGCATTATAACCTACCAGTGGCAGCGCAGCACCACCAGCGCCACCGCAGGCTTTGCCGACATCGGCGGGGCAACGGGCGAAACCTACGACGCGCCCGGCCCGATTAACGTGCCCACCTGGTTCCGGCGCGTAGCCACCAGCACCCTCGGCGGGGTGGCCTGCTCCGCGCCCTCCGATGCCGTGCAGGTAAACGTGATTGTGTGCGGTGTGAAGGTGTGCACGCTCACGCAAGGCGGCTGGAGCAACGACCAGGGCGCGCTCTGCAACAACACCTCGTTGCGGCGCCTGGCCCTCATCAACCAGCTGCTGGGCACCACGCCCCTCACCATTGGCATACCTGCCTCGTTGCAGTTCCCCAGCAGCCGCAGCCTCACGTTTGGGGCCAACCAGGGCCAGTGCATCGTCGACCGCATGCCGGCCGGTGGCTCGGCGGGTGCTTTCCCGAGCGGGGTGGCTTACACGGTTGACGGGGTGGCGGGCACCTGCGCCGGCATTCCGGCTTCCATCCTGAAGAACGGCAAGTTCAACAACGTGCTCATCGGCCAAACGCTGGCGCTCAGCCTGAACGCGCGCCTGAGCAGCAACCTGGCCGGCATCCCGCTTTCGGCCACGATGACCACGTACAGCACCATCAACTGTACCGACAACGGGTTCCTGTCGCCCACGGTAACGCGCACCATTGCCGCCAGTGTGCTCCAGAACCTAGGGACCTCGCGAACGGTGGGCGGGCTGCTGGTCCTGGCCAACCGAGCCCTGAGCGGCCAGAACTACACCGCCAACGGTGCTACCCCGAGCTTCAGCGACATTAGCGGGGCCGTGGCGGCCATCAACGAGCTGTTCGACAACTGCCGCGTGATTTCGGTGGCCCCGAGCACCAGCTCGCTCACGGCCTCGCTCACCACCACCGGGCCCGCCGCGGCGCAAAGCGTGAAAGCGGAGGCCGGCCTGAGCACCTCGCTCTACCCCAACCCCGCCAGCGCCGATGCTACCATCACGTTCTCGGTGGCTAAATCGGGCCGGACGGTGGTTGAGGTGTACAACGCCCTAGGTGCCCGCGTGGCCAAGCTCTACGATGCCGAGGTGCAAGCCGGTGAAGTGAAATCGGTAACGCTGCACGGCGAGCAGCTGCCCTCGGGCACGTACTTCTACCGCGTCAGCACCGCTGGGCAAAGCAAAACCAACCGCTTCAGCTTAGTGAAGTAAGCTTTGCTTAGTGCCTGCGTTGCAAAAAGGCCCGCCTACCTA
The sequence above is drawn from the Hymenobacter sp. YIM 151858-1 genome and encodes:
- a CDS encoding universal stress protein; protein product: MLTLLVLTDFSPVADHALQYAAALAAPAGAHLVLLHVRPSLLSPRAFTAAADYSESQANDLLQQRLRTLPAAVRATCALERGDVGTELATAARRHKASVIVVGRPDLSNTPEELAHTTSLEVLRHVACPLLIVPHNASGTVPPRQVLLAIDDQPLPTTHATQTLQPLLGSAALTVLHVSDEEVTNDPTRAFANAQHAGLTAGFASAQPNGFSGASPAAGIADAAAMLQPDLLLLVARRRSFLGQLFHESVTAAVVREARLPVLVLPEVA
- a CDS encoding phosphatase PAP2 family protein — protein: MSAPRLLLLLAGLLPVVAQAQTPRAPTAPPDTIRKYENPGGIPAADKKPWCKGKLVRATVVPAALIGYGVSTINGRGLYSSYDAQRDIQRQFPNFRTRADDILIFVPYLELAAVELAGVETRNDRLNILLVMLKSEAIFAATTFTLKHTTNVLRPDGSTRNSFPSGHTAQAFLAASIVHTEFRDQSQWYGVGAYTIATSVAALRMLNNRHWQSDVVAGAGVGILSAHLGYLTHRNRWGRKPLPGRYSVAPLAYPGAAGLTVVWRP
- a CDS encoding Gfo/Idh/MocA family protein; amino-acid sequence: MNAADSRRQFLRQAGLGAALAALAGPGAAAASLAQPLTAAMQNNDQKKLGWAIVGLGKFATEQIMPNFKDCQHSRLVALVSGSPDKARKLAQEYGLQEKNIYSYQNFDSLKDNPEVDVVYIILPNSLHAEYTIRAAQAGKHVLCEKPMATSVEDCQKMIDACQKAGKQLMIAYRCQYEPFNLNAIERIRKGELGKLRFITSDHGRLVKPAEDQADTWRVQKKLAGGGSLMDIGIYSLNAARYFAGEEPVEVTAQVASDPNDPRFKEVEDNVAFTLRFPSGVLAACTSSYSYESVKRGRVFGDKGWLDLDPLSDYDKHTMKIGKPEGKEEPQLKEGNQFAAEIDHLSECIRQNKTPRTPGEEGLRDVRYIMAIYESARKGKAIKV
- a CDS encoding PAS domain-containing sensor histidine kinase → MSKHPTSASTLAQSVLNVSLAPMALLRPAAPGTADFTVTHLNEAAQRVLQLPAEPNLPLSHCFAALGAQRVLAHCQAAYHSGQPQQALLPAGGAAPAWQLAVQCQHHELTLSFAPAEPAAPGAAAATDYRQLNNRLERLFRHAPTAICMMAGPDFVYQMVNTAYERLFPGRELLGKPLLEAVPEATNHEAYHSLQQVYRTGITHEAQGVLLPVQRTPGGPIENGYFNYIQQASFDEHGRTDGVVVFTYEVTGQVVAQQQMQQFQQELLTLTNAIDQLVWTAKPHGEVDYYNEQWYSYTGSSWQQCRNNGWTTYFHPHDLPRLQQHWHNSLAHGTPYEVEARLRAASGEYRWFLVRALPLRDADGNITRWFGTDTDIHEQKRLQQVLLESEEYFRSMADSLPSMIWVTDPDGQCTYLNRQWYSYTGQQEAEALGTGWLLAVHPNDAAAAEQAFLEANAHRVPFRVVYRLRRHDGQYRWAIDAGMPRYNAAGEYAGIVGTVFDIHERQLAEQALQRLTQQLRTARDEARALNKQLQATNERLVRTNVDLDNFIYSASHDLRVPITNIEGLLDLLEHQLPTAALSSPELAPVLHMMHDSVERFKRTIGYLSEVTKLQKEFDQPPAQVSLAAVFDDVRQDLQPLIEQTGAHLEADLGQCPSVSFSPRNLRSVVYNLLSNALKYRHPERPPHIRIACEVQEHFTVLHVHDNGLGLEPEQQQQLFTMFRRLHGHVEGSGVGLYMVKRSVENAGGRIQVSSEPGVGSRFSVYFPRPTSASPA
- a CDS encoding TonB-dependent receptor family protein; the encoded protein is MPQRVLLLAALLSALGAQAQTPPATDTTRRAVALPEATVIGYGQRLPLRRTAAAVGVVDEQVIRRFNEVSLTQAVNTLPGVRLEERATASYRLSVRGSTIRSPFGVRNVKVYYNDIPFTEASGSTPLNLLDPATLGRIEVIKGPAGSAYGAGTGGVVLLGNRRPLPGEARVQLGLAAGSFGLWRYSAVAETGKEGRTLRAQYTRQELDGYRQNSAQRRDVLALDGELATSEKQTISLSALYTDLDYQIPGSLTRAQLGQNPRQARPRSAAGPGTLEQRAGYRSRTALLGATHEYRFSAAFSNKTTLYTTGSVIRTPFLVDYERNTQVGWGGRTSFGYRTLLAGLPLRLTAGGEVQTAFENSRNYQNQGGTPGPLRYDDEIRTATGFAFGQADWELPYGFLATVGASYNRLRYRIYRVSDAALRPNNYRFERSFRPEASPRVALLKELTPQVSAYASVSSGFSPPTEEEIRPSNGSLNRDLQAERGTSYEVGTRGQLLGNRLRFEVAAYDFRLRQTIVSRTDAQGVQLFSNSGSTRQRGVEVALSGWLWQAPAAAGTTATEAPAAPLGLRAFVSYAYNHYRFGRYESNGNDFSGNRLTGTAPHTLAAGLDFGYSLGFYLSPTTSHQARIPLNDANTEYAAGYWTFAARTGWRRTWFQHLETEVYAGLENATNRRYSLGNDLNAFGNRYFQPAPGRNYYGGATLGWRW